The DNA region CCGTGGACACGAATCCTAGTGAGACTTCGGAGACACACGAATACCTCTGGAGGCTCCGAGTGCTGACTTGAATCGGATTCATATCTATTGACATGTGTCACAACATCATACGTCCAGTTGTATTCTATGAATTTTCCCCAATACAGAGACCCTGTTCTAGCATCTGCTCATTCCATATGCCTTTATGGAAaattttatggagtattttgtgcaactaaaagtgaaaaaatagaaaaatatttgCTAAAAAGTATTTTCTTTCATACCAACCACAGCCTAAGTCGACTCAATTTATTTATTACCACAGGTGGTCCAGAATCGTAATGCATCTTTGAATATGCTCTTTATTATTCTCTATGGTGTAATTTTGTTCAACGGAGATATTAATGGATTTGTAGGTCCAAAATCATGCTGCATTTTTTCTATGTATTGGATTTTTGGGTCCAacaattagattaatttaatttaatttaatttaaactaTTACTAAGTGAAACTTCTTGGTACGACGAAGGGTAAAAATGTAAATATTCACGTGTCCCTTCATTATAAATGTTAAAACACGTGTCCCATTTTCTGCTTCACTTTGCTCCACTTTCGTGTTCTTCTTTATTCATTATGTGCTGGTAATTATTTTGTTCTTTTTGTCTTTGTTCGTGGTTCGTTTGATGCTATTTTTTTTGGCTCAATCAATTATTGCATGCtgttaatttattttaatttgagaTGTGCATGTtgttaatttattttaatttgagaTTCTTACCAAGGATTTTGAGGTTTTCTCTTAGGGTTTGAAAATTTGAGGTTTTAAGAAATTAATTACGCTTTCATTTTCAGAGATGGATCAAAGAATTGAAAGATTTGGAGCTCAGATGTGATGGTGACGATTAACTTAGAAGTTTCTTCACTGGCAGAGATTAGATTCGGAAGTAGTTGTGAATAGGTAAAATATCTTGTTTTGTCGATTGTTCAAATTTTTGGGCATTGACTCGATAATTTTTTTCGTTGTGAATATAAGTCTGATTCTGTTCGTATGTCGGTCAGATTCTTTTTCATTTGTCTTCTTCCTCTTCATCGCCCTCTGTGTTTGATTCAGAAGCCCTCTGATTCAGAAGCTTCTTTTTATCAAAAGGAAATCGTATCTATTATTCAATTCTAATGGTCAATACATGATGTTCTTGCTGGAAGAAATTTACAGTGCTTAGATCTTTCTATATCTCTGGCTTCTTGTTGTTGATGCTATTACTGCTATCGACTCTCTTGCTTCCATTACTGTAACGTGGTTATAAGCTTTTTCCAATTATTTAGTCTTCTTCAGGGCATAGTGATCAACCagatcatatttttttttttttaatttcggacCTATCTGTTTACAGCTTCTCTGTTAttgtattttctatttttttttgaattctcaATACGCTACAATGCGGATAATCTATTATTCATTTAGTTGGAATCTAATGATTGCCAAATTATGATTTCACAGGTTTTGAAAGTCGCAGCTGGTCAAGGTTGGAAGGAAATGGCACTGCTTGTCAAGGTAACTTTTGCACTTTGTTTGCTCTAATGTTATATGCTTAGTTATATTGCTAAATGGTTATGAAACCTACAGTAGATACAACTAAATAACAGGATgtgatagaaataaaaaatagccCATAACCTATAAGACTGGCAATTAACAAGTATGGAAGTACCAAAACAATGATCCATGGCATTGAATTTCTAAGTAGAAGACTGATGGTTCTCAATATTTTGCTAAGAGTGGATAAGGCtaagaacaaacaaaaaaagttGAATTGTGAAGCTAATGCTGTTTCTCGGATGACCTGTATATTACTGCATTTCTTTGCTTGCCAATTTTTGTACCTTAGTAGATTGTAAATGCAATGGgttttaatattttaataaattACAATATCAAATAATTTTATATTCCATTTAGTTGTAATATAATGGATGCACAGTTTTGATTGACTGTAAGTGGTAAATTTTACCGTTTGTGTCCACGGGATTAAGCTGTGACTGGTTTTCCATGGTGTGTGTTTGCACCTTTCTGCATGTAGAACAAAAATAGTCtatttgatttttttgtttttttgtttttttgtttttttttttacccatCGCCCCCCGCCCCCCTCCACATAGGGGCTCCCCCTCTGCTCTCTTGGTGACTCGAACTCACAACCTTCAGGTTGAAAGTGGAGGGCGCTTACCATCTGAACAACCCCCTCTTGTCAAAATAGTCCATTTAGATTACTCTCTCCAAGCCTTTTTaattactgttttttttttaaacaatttTGAAGCCAAAAAGAAGTATGTTGCCTGCAAGAGAAAGAAGAAATCTTTAACAATGTTTTCATAGTTTTATTTGTGCCTCGACATTCAGGAGATATGAATACAAATTTAAAGTCTCCTCTGGTACCTCAGTAACTTGTAATTGCATCGATTTATTTTCTTCGAATATTATTTGTTGGTCAAATATTTTTGGCAAGTTAAATGTGAGCTTAGTTTCTAGACTAAGACAATGCAGTGAACATTTGAAGGACATAAATACTATATTTAATTTgtatcatgccttagaaatgatTTTTGATACAGATCAACCTATTTCAAACGAATAGAACTTATCATCCTTACATTTTTTTAGCAAGCGACAATCAAACGGACTTTTACCCTCCAAATAGATTCACCAAACAGATTCATGAACATATATTAGCTATAAGTTGCATTTTGGTCAGCTTAGATTATTTTTATTATCTTTTTGAGCTAGGGCCAACAATTATTGTTGCTTATTTTTAGCTGGATAATGTGTTAAGTTTTCATCTGTGTGAACTTAAGAACGGATAGCCAATACGAGAAATATAGAGCACTATGATGTGGATAATACAAATGTCCTGGACACTTCATATCGGTAAGTTCTGTCAATTTTCTTTCTGACTCCTCTTTTGGTTATCATGTGCTCTCTTTTATTAAATTACTCTTTGGATTCTTTTTTGGGATAACTCATCAAATTTTGGCAATAAATATTTCGTACCTTGGTGGTAGAGGACTTCGACAGTGTTTATATACACACTAAAAAAACGGGCAGCTCAATGCACAAAACATCCTACGTTAGCAATATATACACCACAATTAATTAAAATAACTAGAGAGGTTTGTATCTTTTTTAATCTTGTTCTTCCACCTGGAATCAGTTGCCCCAGAGTTGCTTTGTGATAGTTAGATCAGAGATGGTTTATTTATTAAAGCAAACGGAAAAGGCTTATGCTACATATTACTGTTCcaatgtttcttttctttctttaagTTCTTTGCTTCCAACAATTTTTTCACATCACAAAAATGGGAGTTGATTTTAACTCACGCAACCTCTGTCTCATATGTTTCTGGTTTTATTTTGATATTACTTCCAACAGATTGTTTTTTATCTTGTGAAAAAAAGTATGATAAAAGAAGACGAAGAGCTTTATATAGATTTCCTGATGCGAAGTAAGTGTTTCTGGGAACAGATTGGACAAAAGAATTTACCAAAGAGAACTCTGTGTACTGCTACTATTCCACTACAATCACATTTTTAAATCCTGATGCTGGCATCTCATGGACCAAGAATTGTGTACTGATTATATGGAGGATCTATGGAAAACTTGATCAACCTAATTCAACCTAATACAGTTGTTCCATTCATATTCTTTTTGTTCCAAGTGTTCAATGATGATATTCAGCAACATCTTCTTGTTGAGCTTTTTCTTCTTTAGATGACAGCTAGCACAACTGCTATTTGGAGAGAGTGGGCCCTATATTTTTTGCACTTTCCAGCAATATCTGAGAGATTGGAAATGAGGCATTTACACGGCAGACACGTAGGGTGACAAGAAACATAACTAAGATTGTAAAATTCTCTACCTTTTCTGATAACTGATAGAATGTTACACTCTATGACGTTCATATTGTAGTTCAGCGACACTAAATATTCTAAACTTTCAATTTAGCATACCAATTAAGGTTTTTATTGTTTCTGAAGTAGGAAATGTAGAGAAGAAATTTTATCTCCCTTTAGTTTTAAAATATATCCATCACCTCACTCTTAGCTCTAGGTAAGTAATAATGTTAATTTACTTTATTATTACAATCTTATAATTCCTTATCCAATAAAGCTTGATTTTTTCCAGTTTATGAAGATTGACTTTTTTAATACAAGTGACAGTAGATATTGCATTAATACCTTTCCATAAGTGCAGCATCAAGGTAAAATTATTTTTTCTCCCATTTATTAAAAAGCTGGTGTTGCTTGATCAGTACTTCTCTTCGAGTTTGGTTCTGTAAAAATTGTTATACTAATATTTCATCATCGAAATTTGTGGTCGACAGCTAGCTGTGAATTTAAATTCTTGATGATATTAATCTATGTTCACGTTTTCACAAAATTTACTCTTGCTTTTTACTTACTACCAAGATAATTCTGGTAAACTTATAAACTTCTCATGTTTTTTGTTGAGAAACAGGGAAAAAATGGTTACAAGTCAGAATCTGCAACTAATTGTGAACGCTTTGTTTCTTGAGCTCATCAAGGTACGATAGTTCGATCATCAACAGTATATCCCTGATTTAAGACACCATGGTCATACTACACCAATTATTTTAGTGGGAAATAAATTTGTTAAtattaactataagttttacacaATTATCAAAACATGTATAATCTAATGTGAAACATGATTTATAGCCAATGATGTCAGACCTAGGGGAAGATAAGCAATATTTTATATGATCATCCAGGGACAACTCCTATAACAATCTCTTAGTTGAGTTCAATGGGAAGTTCATTCACTTTTGGAAGATAGAATTATTTCCAAAGTAACGAAGCAATTTGAAACATTAAGTACACTCTATTAAACTAAAAGTGTATGGAATGAAGGAAAACAAGCTCTGCGAGAACACTTAGATACTTTGTTTATGACAACATATTATTGGTAGAGGACAACGTTAGGCTGACATATTGCATTTGAAGAATTTGAGGTATTATGAGTATCTCTTGCTACTAATTGTTTGTGGCTAATGCCATGTCAAAATTGTCAATTCTAACTCATCAAGTCTCCTACATAATGACTCCTAACATCACTTTAATGAACTTTCCATGGGTTTTGGTTACCAAGTTTTGTTGCTCCATGACATTGAACTTTCCGTTGTTTCTCCTAGCAAACTGAATCTCTTAACTTATTTGTTGTCTCcttctttccatgaaaacttgtgcTTTGAAATTTGAGTAGGATGGAAAGTAGAAGAGTTGAAATATGCAAGAAATTTTCAGACTCTAAAGAGATATATCCTGAAAGAAGAAAAAACGATTTTGTTAATATTCAATTCTCATTAGCTAATCAATAGATTATTAAAACTCTTTAAATTGTTGAACTTTATGAAAATGGCTACTCTCTATTAAGTGAACTTTTTAGTTGTATCAAATTATAATAGGGTGGTTTGTAATACACTAACTTTCATATACGTGctatatcttttaatttattctgCTCTAAGACCAACATGGCGCGGGCACGGGCCATCTAGTAAAACTAATAAGTACTAGTAACCAAGACTTTGGATACCCAAGACATAGACCCATCCACCAGTCAAGGAGGCTCAATATTTGGTTGAGTTtaagcccgtcaaccggtccAGTTTAACCGTTTCAAAtcggtaaaatcggaaccggttGGACCGGTTAACCATATATTTCTTACCGGTccgatttcaatttttttaaaatcagaACCGGTAAAATCAGAACCGGACCGGTTATACCggtgaaattttaaaaaaaaatatagctATTGGGTTGTCCGTTATTGGACcattggcaacggtccatttgcaaaaaatggctgttgccaaacggtcataaaCTCATTTTttgccccctccccccccccccccccccccaaactttTATTTAACACTTTAACTCATCCCCCACCcttatataaacccttcttcattttcattttcattttaatccacaccaattcactcttctctttctctcaaatctcaatctctcaattatagttactttgcaataattagtcactttaaatttctctcaaataaatattataaagtcttattatagtttcaattattaattttgcaattataatattattggtggagttagtgattttgtaacaatccgaagtagctttggtggatttgcaattctaaccGCCtttactttgttggaaattaatccagcaatttggtaccttcgtttcaactttatttttatttttcgcaatttaatttgttgcaatttattttcttttgatttattttagtgtcatttaaattaattctattaaTAATGGCAAAGAGATTAAGATGTAGTgtcggtagtagtagtggtattgttaggggtgggcttaatgagaaAACattttgtggaagaaacacctaatttaggtattgatattggtggaaataatccacttttaggtcatgaggcaatgcaataacattttaccgacacttttaatgcaattgatgatgatgatgatgaaacccccctccccccctccctcCCCCCGAAAATTCCATAGGAGACAAACCATCTAGATTTAGTTGAAGTCGAACTCgttattgatgatgagtttagaaaagtttttactcattattctaatttgaaagaacgtgctacacccgttgctccacgctcTACTACTTTTCAAAGTAGCAAAAAAGGTTTGTCGGGTTTGTTGCATTtgaaagttttacattcacaaccaacttcttcttgtagtgcaaaatttgatgaatataacttttatttgaagcagccaaatgtggatatcaaggaactggatgaattggacgtcttagcatgatGGAAtaagtacaaggcaagtcattcgatactctcaagaatgactCGAAATATctttacggttcaagtatcaaccgcgGCTTCGGAGTGCGCATTttgcgattggattagatcggagtgacgcaaccaaaacttagaagcgaaGGAAGGCGAAAAGGAAgcaattgaagatttgatagcaaatggaccggaccaaatggaagactttcaAGATATCTTCATGGTCGAATATGATATGggaaaattaattaaatgattgagaattgatgattttattattctactatttctgtacaagttacaactcatgtattatttgcaagttaaaaaaaaaactacaacatacaaataaatgttatccaagaatgaatgaaatatatggctcattgagctttcttttatttacttgtgttcatatttttacttatattaagttaggaatatatctaaaatatattaagaatatacttatgatatacatctacttaaattaaaaactagaaagttatatacttgaaaaataactaaaatatgcttataatatatatatatatatataatgcaaaaaacccaaaaaaaaagggATTTGGGACTATTTGAACCAGACCTATTCTGGTTTCGAATTtgtaaccggtaaaccggaaccgattGATTCCGTAACCGGTTACCGATCCGGTTCAAtttgaaccggttgacgggtttaggtGAGTTGGACAAGAGAGTATTTTCGCTGTTATTGAAATATTGTCCCTAATTTTTATATTTGTGCCAAAAAAAGATCTTTTATGTCTGATGAAAAAAATTTAGATTAAACTTCCCTTAATTGGGCGTCAGAGATGGTGGTAAGAGGAACTAAAAAAAGGGTGGGGTGTTTGTATAATTAGAATCAACTTATTTTTTGAATTTcctttttatccttaatcaaATTGTTTGTAGCAGCACAAATGTTTAATGTATGTTTTAGaacacaaattttaaaaaatttcctTTTTATCTTAAACTTGTGTCTAATCAAGCAAtgctacataaattgggacaaagtgACTATTAAAATAGGACATGCGTAAGAACTGAAATGGGCAGAAGTCACGTCCTAAAATGTAATCGAGTATTGCTTCGACCAGCTACCTCATAAACTTTCTCCTTACATGCATTAATTAACAATAAGTTGTTTTCGTTTGTTTGCTGTTCATGGCAATTAAGCGAGAAATTTCCACATTAATTTGATGGTTGAAGAATAATCATCTATCGAGGATTCGAGAGGTTACTAAAAAAGGATATCATTCATGAAGCACTTTTTCATGCCTTGGCAGCCTCAAGTTCACTGGCTTATCAACATTCAAAGAGAGAGATTGAAATACATACATAGATGTAGGACCACAAAATACATGGAGCAGCCTACTCTTATTTCTGAAAACAAATGGTAGAGCCAATACTTATGATTTACAGGGCGGCAATGGAGAGTCACACAAGCATTTGTTGTGGAAATACGAATAACGATCAATCCCCTGCATAAATTCACCCTGTGGAATCTTCCCACAAAGCATGTTATAACTCACGTTAAATAGCTGCCATGGTTGTTTCGTTATGACTGCTGGAAGGCTCCCGTAAATCTTGTTATGGTTCAAATCCAACCTCCATAACCTTTTCCCAAATGTTAGCTTTGAGAAGTCGAACTTGAACTTATTTCGATCCAAAAGCATTTCAAATGTTGTCTTATCTTTGCCAAACAAGAATGAAATATCCCCTTCAAGCATGTTCCGTGACAAGTCAATTGTCTCAAAGCTCCAACCAGCAAAAGAAGTCGGCACAACCCCTGTTAGTTGGTTGTGTCCAAGGTAAAGATACGTGAGTTTTGGAGCTAACTTACTTAAAGATTCTGGGATTGGTCCAGTGAGTTTGTTCCTATCTAAACCAAGGAACTCGAGATTTGACAATGTGGAAAGTGAAGGAGGGATTGTACCAACGAGATAGTTGTATGACAAGTTGATGTAAGTTATTTTTTTCAACTTACTAAGAAATTCAGGGACAGGTCCTGAAATTTTTGTTCGACTAATTCTCAAGAATGTGAGCTCCGAGAGCTTAGCAATTGTGGGTGGAATCGGGCCTGAGAGATTACGTAAATTGTTGATGCTCAAACTTTTGAGGTACGGAAGGTCTCCAAAAGCAAGAGAGAGGTGGCCGGCATCTTCAATTCTGTAGAGGCTTAAGGAAGTAACACGATTGGTCTTGTCATCACATGAGAGAGAGATCCAATCAGTACAACAATCAGTTTTGGGATCCCATTGGAGGTCATAGGGATTGCCTAGCCCTTTCTGGATTTCTAGAAGGGCTTTTTTGTCATTTGCATTGCACCTTTCGGAGAGTGATGTGGACAATCgggagagaaagaagagagaaaaagaaagaatggaAACTAGAGAGAGTGTCATTTTTATGAAACAAAGCGTTTAATAGATAAGCACATGTGAGATTGTGAGGGTTTGGTCATAGCTCTTAATCTTATAGGAGCATGATATTCTTGCTTTATAGTGTTGGTTGTCCCTCTCAATAGAGAATTACATAAATGTCCATCTTTTAGGAATTTTCTGTTTCTGTTAATATTTGTTTTTCAGAAATTTCCCTTTTCTGTTATTTTTTTTATAGACGTATTAAAGAATTTTCACTGTCTAAATCATTATAATTATGATGTCTACGTATCAACTATTCGACCAACTTCTCCTATATTTAGCAGGAATTTTCACGGTGCAAATTCGGAAAATAGTCAGCATGTGCGGAATTACGAAAATGGAGATAATATAATTTTGATGGAGTTGTGGATCAGGGCAGTAGACTATACGGAATGATTTAGtgaaaatttaaactataaacctcTACAACACACTCGCGAGTAGTGAGTATTAATGTGACCATGTGAGTGTACTCCtcctatttcaatttatgtgatttttttcGATGTATAAGAATTAGTTTGATtaatttttaaagttaaattgaattagatcaatTCAATAATgtataattaaaatatttaaaatatattataaattataatttttcttaTATCAATATGATTATACTCTTGTGGTATAATTCTTTCCCGGATTCAATGCACAGCGAGAGATTTGTGCACCGAAACCTTCTTAATGTGataaaaatattaaatattaATTAAGATTTAcgtaatttaaaatttaaattaggaCCAACTTCTTCTATATTGAGCAACAATTTTCACAGTTCAAATTAGGAAAATAGTCAGCATGTGCAGAATTACGAAAATGGAGataatatatataattttgatGGAGTTGTGGATCAGGGCAGTAGACTAGGAGCCCgattggattgacttataagttgcttataagctgttttcaacttttttatGTTTTGGCTAGTCAACTTAAAATTATATTATACTTAAAAtaaacttaaaaaaataattaactcCATTTAATTTAGCTTATTTAAAGTAGcttataaattaatttttttaaacctATCCAAACAGGCTGTAGGGCTGcttttaaaaatattaaaaatttacTGTTCTTCAAATCCtcctttttcttccttttatCTTGGAGGGAGGAGCTAGAGAGCAATGCAAACGATAAACCCTTGTAAGAGCTTTAAGAGTAATTACACTCGTATAAGGAAtgattttgatttcaaatcaGCTTTATTTATGCAATTTgcataaaattttaattttaatattttatcatgattttaaattttaaattctcCAAAAATGTATTATTTGGGATTCCAAATGatgattttaaattttttaaaatgtaaaaacttgacccataagttttaGAAACGATTTCTAGTAGTGTATTAATgctgttatgaactatgatttgcaTATTTGGTAAAATTGTTaagaattggatttttttttaaatgaatttCACAACTTCTGAAGTTATTATGTCTgaaaaaaatataacttaaaaaatTCAAATTGTTTGTCCAAACAAAATTTTAACTTCAAatcatcatgatttcaaatcactgATTTCTTATCATGATTTTAAATCATGTTTAAACGTCTCCTTATtgaaaatttaaactataaatctCTATAACACTCATGAGTATTATTTTGACAATACTGTCCCtacttcaatttatgtgatatttttcttttttaagagTTAATTTATCTAATCTTTAAAGCTAACCCGAATTAGATCAACTAAatattttgaaattaaaatttaaaaactatTTAAAAAATTACTATTCTCTGTCTCAATTtgtttgacttattttcctttttattccgtttagaaaataatgtctctttctttttttagcatctctttaatttcaacttttcacatggaatgtttaaaatcacaagattaaaaaaatattttgttacaTTCTACGTATCTTTATTTTAACACTACAAAATTCAAAAATCTCcttttactttcttaaatttcatgtaaaattaaaatcagacaaacaaattgaaacagattaAATACAAATTAACTTTTCTGATATCAATACAAAATTCTTTTTAAGTATTAATTAAGATTTACATAATTTAAATCTAAAAAAACAAATAGTATAACATAAAATTAAGACAAAAAATACCAATTTATACGAGATTAAAGAACATTCTACGTATCTTTGCATGTTTAAAACCACAATATCAAAAACATTTTGCTACATTCAGCGGCGGATTTAATATTTTTACTCATGGGGATTcagaaaaaacaacaaaagctaaatGTAAAAAAGATTTTATGCCCATGGGAATCAAACTGAGGATGCTAGAGACAATTTTAAACATCTTGAACctcttgagctaaccttttgaaTTTGTTCAGGGTATTCAATTGTTAATATATGTATTTAAACGCAGAAAATCTACCAcatatatacaatgtaattttttaccaagagtgttcgggtgaacaccgtCCCAACCCTCTAAATCCGCCCCTGACTACATTCTatatatctttaatttaaaattacgagattcaaaagtcttttttcgTGTCAAATCAAAAGCAGACAAATAACTTAAAACAGATGAAATATAAATTAACTTTTCTGATatcaataaaatatattttttaaatattgatTAAGATTTACATAAtataaatctaaaaaaaaaaaatacaagacaACGAATAGTCCCTACTTATACAAGGGTAAGCGTTTTATAAATCAAGCTGTCAAGCACGAAGAAaatgagttcatttgagtgggcATAGTTGTGTACTCGAAGATCTGATGATGATTGTCAGCTTCTCTAGTAGGGGCCTGGTCCTTTGTCGCCCGCGAGAAACAGTAATCAAGATCCAAGATCAAATTGTTGTCCTTGTCAACTCATTGTCCTTGTTACTCCCCCTCTCCCCATATATGTGCCACACCTTATTTTTAGTTTTTTAATAAAAGTAATTTTAGTTTATTCGCTTCGTGATTAAAGCGCGTATCTCATTTGATAATTAATATGAtgataaaaaattaaatt from Lycium barbarum isolate Lr01 chromosome 10, ASM1917538v2, whole genome shotgun sequence includes:
- the LOC132615258 gene encoding polygalacturonase inhibitor-like, whose protein sequence is MTLSLVSILSFSLFFLSRLSTSLSERCNANDKKALLEIQKGLGNPYDLQWDPKTDCCTDWISLSCDDKTNRVTSLSLYRIEDAGHLSLAFGDLPYLKSLSINNLRNLSGPIPPTIAKLSELTFLRISRTKISGPVPEFLSKLKKITYINLSYNYLVGTIPPSLSTLSNLEFLGLDRNKLTGPIPESLSKLAPKLTYLYLGHNQLTGVVPTSFAGWSFETIDLSRNMLEGDISFLFGKDKTTFEMLLDRNKFKFDFSKLTFGKRLWRLDLNHNKIYGSLPAVITKQPWQLFNVSYNMLCGKIPQGEFMQGIDRYSYFHNKCLCDSPLPPCKS